A genome region from Dickeya chrysanthemi NCPPB 402 includes the following:
- the livH gene encoding high-affinity branched-chain amino acid ABC transporter permease LivH — protein MSEQFLYFLQQMFNGVTLGSTYALIAIGYTMVYGIIGMINFAHGEVYMIGSYVSFIVIAALMMMGIDAGWLLISVAFIAAVVISSAYGWSIERVAYKPVRNSKRLIALISAIGMSIFLQNYVSLTQGSRDVALPSLIHGQWVLGESNGFAATLSSMQLTIWVVTFLAMLALTLFIRYSRMGRACRACAEDLKMASLLGISTDRVISLTFVIGAVMAAVAGVLLGQFYGVINPYIGFMAGMKAFTAAVLGGIGSIPGAMIGGLILGIAESLTSAYLSTEYKDVVSFALLIGVLLVMPTGILGRPEVEKV, from the coding sequence ATGTCCGAGCAGTTCCTCTATTTCCTTCAGCAGATGTTCAACGGCGTGACGTTGGGCAGCACTTATGCGCTGATCGCCATTGGCTACACCATGGTTTACGGCATTATCGGCATGATTAACTTCGCCCACGGCGAGGTCTACATGATCGGTAGCTATGTTTCTTTTATCGTGATTGCCGCACTGATGATGATGGGCATCGATGCCGGCTGGCTGTTGATTAGCGTCGCGTTCATCGCGGCGGTGGTGATCTCCAGCGCCTATGGCTGGAGCATCGAACGCGTCGCCTACAAACCGGTGCGTAATTCCAAGCGACTGATCGCGCTGATTTCCGCCATCGGTATGTCGATTTTCCTGCAGAACTACGTCAGCCTGACGCAAGGGTCGCGCGACGTGGCGTTGCCGAGCCTGATCCACGGCCAGTGGGTGTTGGGCGAAAGCAACGGCTTCGCGGCGACGCTCTCTTCCATGCAGCTCACCATCTGGGTAGTCACCTTTCTGGCGATGCTGGCGCTGACGCTGTTTATCCGCTATTCCCGTATGGGGCGCGCCTGCCGCGCTTGCGCGGAAGACCTGAAAATGGCCAGCCTGCTGGGCATCAGCACCGACCGAGTGATTTCGCTGACTTTCGTCATCGGCGCCGTGATGGCGGCGGTGGCCGGGGTACTGCTGGGCCAGTTCTATGGCGTGATTAACCCCTATATCGGTTTCATGGCCGGTATGAAAGCGTTTACCGCTGCGGTGCTGGGCGGTATCGGCAGTATTCCGGGGGCGATGATCGGCGGTCTGATTCTGGGGATTGCCGAGTCGCTGACCTCCGCCTACCTCAGCACCGAATATAAAGATGTGGTCTCCTTCGCGCTGTTGATTGGGGTGCTGTTGGTGATGCCGACCGGGATTCTGGGCCGTCCGGAGGTGGAGAAAGTATGA
- a CDS encoding branched-chain amino acid ABC transporter substrate-binding protein yields MKLSKGNALLMGCLVAAMGHAANAADIKVAIVGAMSGPVAQYGDMEFTGARQAIADINAKGGVNGNKLVGVEFDDACDPKQAVAVANKVINEGIHYVIGHLCSSSTQPASDIYEDEGVLMITPAATAPDLTTRGYKLIMRTTGLDSDQGPTAAKYILEHVKPQRIAVVHDKQQYGEGLARAVQDSLKKANANVVLFEGVTAGDKDFSTLVARLKKENVDFVYFGGYYPEMGQILRQARAAGLTTKFMGPEGVGNSSLSNIAGAASEGMLVTLPKRYDQVPTNQPIVDALKARKLDPTGPFVWTTYAALQSLTTAMQRTGSTEPAKLAADLKAKSADTVMGPLSWDEKGDLKGFEFGVFEWHADGTSSSAK; encoded by the coding sequence ATGAAATTAAGCAAAGGTAACGCATTACTGATGGGGTGCCTGGTTGCAGCAATGGGCCACGCGGCGAATGCGGCGGATATCAAAGTGGCGATCGTCGGTGCGATGTCCGGCCCGGTAGCGCAGTACGGCGACATGGAGTTTACCGGTGCGCGTCAGGCCATCGCCGACATTAACGCCAAAGGCGGCGTTAACGGTAACAAACTGGTGGGTGTGGAATTCGATGACGCGTGCGACCCGAAACAGGCCGTTGCCGTCGCCAACAAGGTGATTAACGAAGGTATTCACTATGTGATTGGTCACCTGTGCTCGTCGTCCACTCAGCCTGCATCCGACATTTACGAAGATGAAGGCGTGCTGATGATTACACCGGCAGCCACCGCGCCTGACCTGACCACCCGCGGCTACAAACTGATTATGCGCACCACCGGTCTGGATTCCGATCAGGGCCCGACCGCGGCGAAATATATTCTGGAGCACGTTAAACCGCAGCGTATCGCCGTGGTGCACGACAAGCAGCAGTATGGCGAAGGGCTGGCTCGCGCCGTGCAGGATAGCCTGAAAAAAGCCAATGCGAATGTGGTGTTGTTCGAAGGGGTAACCGCCGGGGATAAAGACTTCTCCACGCTGGTGGCGCGCTTGAAGAAAGAGAACGTCGATTTCGTCTACTTTGGCGGCTACTACCCGGAAATGGGGCAGATTCTGCGTCAGGCGCGCGCAGCCGGCCTGACCACCAAGTTCATGGGACCGGAAGGCGTGGGTAACTCGTCGCTGTCCAACATCGCGGGCGCGGCGTCTGAAGGTATGCTGGTGACGCTGCCGAAGCGTTATGACCAGGTGCCGACCAACCAACCGATCGTCGATGCGCTGAAAGCCAGGAAACTGGACCCGACCGGCCCATTCGTATGGACGACCTACGCCGCGTTGCAGTCGCTCACTACCGCGATGCAGCGTACCGGCAGCACCGAGCCGGCCAAACTGGCGGCCGACCTGAAAGCCAAGTCGGCGGATACGGTAATGGGCCCGCTGAGCTGGGACGAAAAAGGCGACCTGAAAGGGTTTGAATTTGGCGTATTCGAGTGGCACGCAGACGGTACTTCTTCTTCTGCGAAGTAA
- the panM gene encoding aspartate 1-decarboxylase autocleavage activator PanM, which translates to MRLSVERLTTINEQDRHDLAFIWPHQNFDALERDLNHDHRLFVARFNGHLLAGVIVEIDSNSDSAELTDLQVRTSTRRHGVGKYLLEEVLRACPDVKEWWLDAADHALVSEAVMDKFMQSCGFYPVSGGWEYIVNQEGK; encoded by the coding sequence ATGAGACTCTCGGTTGAACGCCTCACAACAATTAACGAACAGGACAGGCACGATCTGGCTTTCATTTGGCCCCACCAGAATTTCGACGCACTGGAGCGTGACCTGAACCATGATCACCGCCTGTTTGTCGCCCGCTTTAACGGCCATCTGCTGGCAGGGGTGATTGTCGAAATCGACAGTAACAGCGACAGCGCAGAGTTAACCGACCTGCAAGTCAGAACCTCCACCCGGCGGCATGGCGTCGGCAAATATTTGCTGGAAGAAGTGCTGCGTGCCTGCCCCGATGTGAAAGAGTGGTGGCTGGACGCCGCCGACCATGCCTTGGTCAGCGAAGCCGTAATGGATAAGTTTATGCAATCCTGCGGTTTTTACCCGGTGTCCGGCGGCTGGGAATATATCGTTAATCAGGAAGGGAAATAA